One stretch of Tribolium castaneum strain GA2 chromosome 5, icTriCast1.1, whole genome shotgun sequence DNA includes these proteins:
- the NC2beta gene encoding protein Dr1, giving the protein MSNQNNAGGLTNTEDDELTLPRASINKMIKELVPSVRVANEARELILNCCTEFIHLLSSEANEICNRLDKKTINAEHVLMALEKLGFGDYQTEAEAVLKDCKAVAAKRRRQSTRLENLGIPEEELLRQQQELFAKARQEQAFVEQQQWEQLQAAAQAQASALPNNDDDYE; this is encoded by the exons ATGTCTAATCAAAATAATGCTGGTGGTTTAACAAATACCGAAGACGATGAGCTGACTTTGCCTCGGGCTAGCATTAACAAAATGATAAAGGAGTTAGTCCCATCAGTTCGAGTTGCAAATGAAGCAAGGGAATTAATCCTCAACTGTTGTACGGAATTTATCCATTTGCTTAGTTCTGAAGCGAACGAAATATGTAATCGATTGGACAAAAAGACTATAAATGCGGAACACGTTTTGATGG CTTTAGAAAAGTTGGGTTTTGGAGATTATCAAACCGAAGCTGAAGCTGTTCTTAAGGACTGTAAGGCTGTTGCAGCGAAACGCAGGCGACAGAGCACAAGGTTAGAAAATTTGGGAATACCAGAAGAGGAGTTGTTGAGACAACAGCAGGAGTTGTTCGCCAAGGCTAGGCAAGAGCAGGCTTTTGTGGAGCAACAGCAATGGGAGCAACTACAAGCTGCGGCACAAGCCCAAGCTTCGGCTCTACCAAACAATGATGATGATTACGAATGA